Proteins from one Nicotiana tabacum cultivar K326 chromosome 23, ASM71507v2, whole genome shotgun sequence genomic window:
- the LOC107779928 gene encoding metallocarboxypeptidase inhibitor-like, with the protein MAGKLAILFTTLLVLIAAQNVMAQRDLPKHKDVLPFAAKLFQDPTCGKTCETHDDCSACLLCSACWNFSKTCGPYVGRAAAIGI; encoded by the exons ATGGCTGGAAAACTTGCTATCCTTTTCACCACTCTCCTTGTGCTTATTGCTG CCCAAAATGTGATGGCTCAACGAGACTTACCAAAACATAAAGATGTACTGCCATTTGCAGCCAAACTATTTCAAGATCCAACTTGTGGGAAAACTTGTGAAACGCATGACGATTGCTCTGCTTGTTTGTTATGTAGCGCATGTTGGAATTTTTCAAAGACCTGTGGACCATATGTTGGTCGCGCCGCTGCCATAGGCATATAA